CGACGTTTATGCATCTAGTGGTTCATGCTGCGAGATGTTAATTGCGACGTGCATAAACGCGACATTGACGCGATCATTTTGTAGATATGAGAACGAACGACTATAGACAGTATTCCAACCAGTTATATCCATGACTCAAACATCAGCTAATGAGCCTACGACGCTAATGGATGGCGAAGAGCCATCAActattgatgaagaaacaCGAAATGGTATGAATCTACAATTTTATTAGTGAAAGTGTGAGGGGTGAGAGGATCATTTCTGTCTAACATTTTTTAGAGTACAGAGTATGGAAGAAGAATTCGATGTATTTATATGACTTTATGCTATCCAGTGCACTCCCATGGCCGTCATTAACCGTTGAATGGTTTCCCGATGTGGAGTTATCCAACCGTAAAACTCCTGCCGTGAAGAAGCAACGACTTTTATTAGGAACCCGTACGGCAGGTCAAGGAGATGAATTCCTCCGTATCGCTGACACTACTCTTCCAGATTTTGAGGCggacaagaaaaaaacaccaGATCTGTATAAGTTTGATTCTGATTTAGGAGAAGTTGCGAGTTACACCGACGCTTTCAACACTCAAGTGAATATTACTCAGAGGATCAATCATAATGGTGAAATCAACAGAGCACGATTTATGCCGCAAAATCCCAATATAATAGCTACCCTCAGCTCGACTGGAGCAACATATGTATTTGATAGGAGCAAGCATTCATTAAGTCCTGGTAGAGACTTCAGACCCGATATTAGCTTGAACCATCATAAGGAAGAAGGTTACGGACTATGCTGGAATACATTTGATAGGGGCCTATTGTTGACGGGATCCGGAGATTCCACTGTTGCACTTTGGGATGTTAACCAGGTCACATCTGCAAATTCTTCACTTTCGCCTAAGGAAGTTTTTAAATTCCATACACAGATTGTTAACGAAGTGGAATGGCACCCATTTCATAGCAATTTGTTTGGAAGTGTATCAGACGATTCTGTGTTCCGAATCACGGATATACGGTCACCTCAAAGTGCTATCACAAGCACAACGCCATCATATACTTCAGAGGCGATCAACACTCTGGCTTTTAACTTGGCTAATGAGTACCTTATTGCCACTGGATCTTCATCAAAAGACATCACACTTTGGGATACGCGTAAAATTCCAAGCCCATTGCATAATATGAGCGGTCATACCGATGGAATAACCTCTCTCCAGTGGAGTCCGCATTTCCCCTCAGTTATTGCTAGTGCATCTCCTGATAAGAGGGTAATCATATGGGATATAGCGATGATGGGTGAAGAGCAGAccccagaagaagctgcagAGGGTCCCCCAGAGCTATTATTTGTCCACGGGGGTCATACTGATAGCGtgtttgatatttcttggAATCCAGATGTTCCATGGATGATGGCAAGTGTTGCAGACGATAATCAGTTACATATTTGGCGCC
This is a stretch of genomic DNA from Sugiyamaella lignohabitans strain CBS 10342 chromosome C, complete sequence. It encodes these proteins:
- the HAT2 gene encoding Hat2p (Subunit of the Hat1p-Hat2p histone acetyltransferase complex; required for high affinity binding of the complex to free histone H4, thereby enhancing Hat1p activity; similar to human RbAp46 and 48; has a role in telomeric silencing; GO_component: GO:0005737 - cytoplasm [Evidence IEA,IEA]; GO_component: GO:0005737 - cytoplasm [Evidence IDA] [PMID 8858151]; GO_component: GO:0005737 - cytoplasm [Evidence IDA] [PMID 9575221]; GO_component: GO:0000123 - histone acetyltransferase complex [Evidence IPI] [PMID 14761951]; GO_component: GO:0000123 - histone acetyltransferase complex [Evidence IDA,IPI] [PMID 8858151]; GO_component: GO:0000123 - histone acetyltransferase complex [Evidence IDA] [PMID 9575221]; GO_component: GO:0005634 - nucleus [Evidence IEA,IEA]; GO_component: GO:0005634 - nucleus [Evidence IDA] [PMID 14761951]; GO_component: GO:0005634 - nucleus [Evidence IDA] [PMID 9575221]; GO_function: GO:0004402 - histone acetyltransferase activity [Evidence IDA,IMP] [PMID 8858151]; GO_function: GO:0004402 - histone acetyltransferase activity [Evidence IMP] [PMID 9575221]; GO_function: GO:0042393 - histone binding [Evidence IDA] [PMID 8858151]; GO_process: GO:0006281 - DNA repair [Evidence IEA]; GO_process: GO:0006974 - cellular response to DNA damage stimulus [Evidence IEA]; GO_process: GO:0006333 - chromatin assembly or disassembly [Evidence IDA] [PMID 8858151]; GO_process: GO:0016568 - chromatin modification [Evidence IEA]; GO_process: GO:0006348 - chromatin silencing at telomere [Evidence IGI] [PMID 10982821]; GO_process: GO:0016573 - histone acetylation [Evidence IDA,IMP] [PMID 8858151]; GO_process: GO:0016573 - histone acetylation [Evidence IMP] [PMID 9575221]) produces the protein MLSSALPWPSLTVEWFPDVELSNRKTPAVKKQRLLLGTRTAGQGDEFLRIADTTLPDFEADKKKTPDLYKFDSDLGEVASYTDAFNTQVNITQRINHNGEINRARFMPQNPNIIATLSSTGATYVFDRSKHSLSPGRDFRPDISLNHHKEEGYGLCWNTFDRGLLLTGSGDSTVALWDVNQVTSANSSLSPKEVFKFHTQIVNEVEWHPFHSNLFGSVSDDSVFRITDIRSPQSAITSTTPSYTSEAINTLAFNLANEYLIATGSSSKDITLWDTRKIPSPLHNMSGHTDGITSLQWSPHFPSVIASASPDKRVIIWDIAMMGEEQTPEEAAEGPPELLFVHGGHTDSVFDISWNPDVPWMMASVADDNQLHIWRPSSTIVDLEP